One Natrinema marinum genomic window carries:
- a CDS encoding ABC transporter ATP-binding protein, protein MGNGELLTTAVEEPTPESTTEEPVLELDGIAKRYGKQDVIGDLSLSVREGEILTLLGPSGCGKTTTLRLIAGLERPTAGQVRLEDETVSGDGRFVPPENRDIGVVFQDFALFPHLSARENVAFGLQDWDDADREARVDDLLELVGLEAHGDHYPDELSGGQRQRIALARSLAPEPEMLLLDEPFSSLDVDLRVEMREEVRRIIKETGVTAISVTHDQEEALSISDRVAVMNDGDIEQIDRPQRVFQQPESRFVAGFLGHASFLSGEVRGDSVDTALGRVLRDDVHGLAHQYDGSAVDLLVRPDDVTAYPADEAAADGRVVYRRYLGPTVLYRVELDGGETIECMHNHSDRIDLDERVRVRVTADHELAWFPVDHREEADADAAPAGAD, encoded by the coding sequence ATGGGGAACGGAGAACTGCTTACGACGGCGGTCGAAGAACCGACACCGGAGTCGACGACCGAGGAACCGGTACTCGAACTCGACGGCATCGCGAAACGGTACGGCAAACAGGACGTCATCGGCGACCTCTCGCTGTCCGTCCGCGAGGGCGAGATCCTGACCCTCCTCGGGCCGTCGGGGTGTGGCAAGACCACGACGCTCCGGCTGATCGCCGGCCTCGAGCGGCCGACCGCCGGCCAGGTCCGCCTCGAGGACGAGACCGTCTCCGGCGACGGACGCTTCGTCCCGCCCGAGAACCGCGATATCGGCGTCGTCTTTCAGGACTTCGCGCTGTTTCCCCACCTGAGCGCCCGCGAAAACGTCGCCTTCGGCCTGCAGGACTGGGACGACGCCGACCGCGAGGCCCGCGTCGACGACCTCCTCGAACTCGTCGGCCTCGAGGCCCACGGCGACCACTACCCCGACGAACTCTCCGGCGGGCAGCGCCAACGGATCGCGCTCGCGCGCTCGCTAGCCCCCGAACCCGAGATGCTATTGCTCGACGAACCCTTCTCGAGCCTCGACGTGGATCTGCGCGTCGAGATGCGCGAGGAGGTCCGCCGAATTATCAAGGAGACGGGCGTCACGGCCATCTCCGTCACACACGATCAGGAGGAGGCGCTGTCGATCTCCGACCGCGTCGCCGTGATGAACGACGGCGACATCGAGCAGATCGATCGGCCCCAGCGGGTCTTCCAGCAGCCCGAGTCGCGGTTCGTCGCCGGCTTCCTCGGCCACGCGAGTTTCCTCTCTGGCGAGGTCCGCGGCGACAGCGTCGACACCGCGCTGGGTCGCGTCCTCCGGGACGACGTGCACGGACTGGCCCACCAGTACGACGGCTCCGCCGTCGACCTGCTCGTCCGCCCGGACGACGTGACGGCCTACCCTGCCGACGAGGCTGCGGCCGACGGCCGCGTCGTCTACCGGCGCTATCTGGGCCCGACCGTCCTCTATCGCGTGGAACTCGACGGCGGCGAGACGATCGAGTGCATGCACAACCACTCTGACCGGATCGATCTGGACGAGCGCGTCCGCGTCCGCGTCACCGCCGACCACGAGCTCGCGTGGTTCCCCGTGGACCATCGCGAGGAAGCCGACGCGGACGCGGCC
- a CDS encoding DUF5793 family protein, translated as MRREHFTLDVNNIDWVETDGEPEKPAVSIDFTGPATMLRERLTGPDGDVLEASETDAALRLQGPLGDDSAGVVSVTNRVTGEFILELNEDADDVLQFIRAARGYGETAADDEGRYEVEITLDGEPFVTYDKRTFLVYDDEGSLLRQHSLIPSGVEL; from the coding sequence ATGAGGCGCGAGCACTTCACATTAGACGTCAACAATATCGACTGGGTCGAAACCGACGGGGAACCCGAAAAGCCCGCGGTATCGATCGACTTTACCGGCCCGGCGACGATGCTTCGCGAGCGCCTGACTGGTCCCGACGGCGACGTTCTCGAGGCGAGCGAAACGGACGCGGCCCTCCGACTGCAGGGACCACTCGGGGACGACAGCGCGGGAGTGGTGAGCGTGACCAACCGCGTCACCGGCGAGTTCATCCTCGAACTCAACGAGGACGCCGACGACGTCCTCCAGTTCATCCGCGCGGCGCGGGGCTACGGCGAGACCGCCGCCGACGACGAGGGTCGATACGAGGTCGAAATCACGCTCGACGGCGAGCCGTTCGTTACCTACGACAAGCGGACGTTTCTCGTCTACGACGACGAAGGGAGCCTGCTCCGACAGCACAGTTTGATCCCCAGCGGCGTCGAACTCTAG
- a CDS encoding type II/IV secretion system ATPase subunit, which produces MAPPDHTDAAVDAPVDSAGGAPRTDAPAESGDRDPVRDDERPASTLEAARRSIRRVVETLRGSTVDVGEYEPDAHGPLVTFDDPDGVAEVDRYWVDAPFSFVSIGYDREANEHRYRAVEPSLREDEAVLLETLLSDVRDPLLYREADGDDIDGLLRETVREYLERYGAEVDAATFYRLFYYIHRDFRGYGRLDPIMHDPHVEDVSCDGYGLPIFVYHDEYTDIETNVSFEKASLDQFVVRLAQHSGRHISIGDPMVETTLPDGSRAELALGEEVTPRGSAFTIRKYAEDPFTPIDLLEYGTFSVEQLAYLWLAIEHNKSLIFAGGTASGKTTSMNAISMFIPPRSKVVTIEDTSELQLSHGNWLSSVTRERIHEGTDVTMYDLLRSALRHRPEYIVVGEVRGEEAMTLFQAMNTGHTTYSTMHADSVQTAINRLENEPINVPRSMVRSLDILSVQTLTRSGDQRVRRNKVLAEIEGIDQRTGELDYSTAYTWESETDSFRSSSSHVLSEIRDERGWSQKELLSELEHREQFLTYLRDNGISDYRRFTALVNEYYGDPDRVLERIAEEHDGDLARVREQESHGRDETERQAESEPAPGGETPTDR; this is translated from the coding sequence ATGGCACCTCCAGATCACACCGACGCGGCCGTGGACGCGCCCGTCGATAGCGCGGGCGGCGCGCCCCGAACCGACGCGCCGGCCGAGAGCGGCGACCGCGACCCGGTGCGGGACGACGAGCGCCCGGCGTCGACGCTCGAGGCCGCCCGGCGGTCGATCCGGCGTGTCGTCGAAACGCTGCGCGGATCGACCGTCGACGTGGGCGAGTACGAGCCCGACGCTCACGGCCCGCTGGTTACCTTCGACGACCCCGACGGCGTAGCGGAGGTCGACCGCTACTGGGTCGACGCGCCGTTCTCGTTCGTCTCGATCGGCTACGACCGCGAGGCGAACGAACACCGGTATCGGGCGGTCGAGCCCTCGTTGCGGGAAGACGAGGCGGTCCTGCTCGAGACGCTGTTATCTGACGTGCGCGATCCGTTGCTCTACCGCGAGGCCGACGGCGACGATATCGACGGGTTGCTGCGCGAGACGGTTCGGGAGTACCTCGAGCGTTACGGGGCCGAGGTCGACGCGGCGACGTTTTACCGGTTGTTTTACTACATTCACCGGGACTTCCGCGGGTACGGTCGTCTGGATCCGATCATGCACGACCCGCACGTCGAGGACGTCTCCTGTGACGGCTACGGGCTCCCGATCTTCGTCTACCACGACGAGTACACCGATATCGAGACGAACGTCTCGTTCGAGAAAGCCTCCCTCGACCAGTTCGTCGTCCGGCTGGCCCAACACTCCGGCCGGCACATCTCCATCGGCGATCCGATGGTCGAGACGACCCTCCCCGACGGCTCCCGCGCGGAACTCGCACTCGGCGAGGAAGTGACGCCGCGCGGGTCCGCGTTCACGATCCGGAAGTACGCCGAGGACCCGTTCACGCCGATCGATCTGCTCGAGTATGGCACGTTCAGCGTCGAGCAACTGGCTTACCTCTGGCTTGCGATCGAACACAACAAGAGCCTCATATTCGCCGGCGGCACCGCGTCGGGAAAGACGACGAGCATGAACGCCATCTCGATGTTCATCCCGCCGCGCTCGAAGGTGGTGACCATCGAGGACACCAGCGAACTCCAGCTCTCCCACGGCAACTGGCTGTCATCGGTCACGCGCGAGCGCATCCACGAGGGGACCGACGTGACGATGTACGATCTGCTGCGCTCGGCCCTGCGCCACCGACCCGAGTACATCGTCGTCGGCGAGGTCCGCGGGGAAGAAGCCATGACCCTCTTTCAGGCGATGAATACCGGCCACACGACCTACTCGACGATGCACGCCGACTCGGTCCAGACGGCGATCAACCGGCTCGAGAACGAGCCGATCAACGTCCCCCGGTCGATGGTCCGCAGCCTCGACATCCTCTCCGTGCAGACGCTCACTCGGTCGGGCGATCAGCGGGTCCGGCGGAACAAGGTGCTCGCCGAGATCGAAGGGATCGACCAGCGCACCGGCGAACTCGACTACTCGACGGCCTACACCTGGGAGAGCGAGACCGACAGCTTCCGGAGCAGTTCGAGCCACGTCCTCTCGGAGATTCGGGACGAACGCGGCTGGAGCCAGAAGGAACTGCTGAGCGAACTCGAGCACCGCGAGCAATTTCTCACCTATCTCCGGGACAACGGCATCTCGGACTACCGGCGGTTCACCGCGCTGGTCAACGAGTACTACGGCGATCCCGACCGCGTCCTCGAGCGGATCGCCGAGGAGCACGACGGTGACCTCGCGCGCGTTCGCGAGCAGGAGTCCCACGGGCGGGACGAGACCGAGCGGCAAGCAGAGAGCGAACCAGCACCCGGAGGGGAGACGCCGACGGACCGATGA
- a CDS encoding type II secretion system F family protein, with amino-acid sequence MTLGSLVPLAIAALLCSPIALARYSDRVDRALTRIAIRAFGAHADVFGSVHPDRRAALRGAHVPTTDREYGSRTMLSAAVAALVGSILGVYAVWGLLTVLSVSPETMRAALPGSLGFLATLGGLPSLSAGELIALFSVSALTVGAVAGAGTYWFRWWYPGYVADGRSRRIEAGLPATVAFIYALSKSGMAFPNVVRVVAAQEDTYGETAAEFAVAVRQMDTFGTDVVTALQTMGRRSPSPQFREFTENLVSVLQSGQGLSGFLERQYQEYREEAESQQEGILELLATLAEAYVTVLVAGPLFLITILVVIGIAAGDTFGELQALVYLLLPLANLGFVVYLSMVTDKLDPSDGVDGEPAALEAPTVERARTVRADGDGAAAVPTTHPNVERVRYYRRLAGLRERFGNPLRTLVARPSLTLAITVPIALAAIGARLPAALEDGLTVTAIDDAVAVGTLGIVAVFAVAYEIHRRRLKAIETAVPDLLDRLASVNEAGLSIVSSIDRVRGSDLGPLSDELDRVWADVQWGADLQTALHRFEARVGTRSVSRVVTLLTESMNASGNLATTLRIAARGAAADRRLERERRQAMLEYMVVVYVSFLVFLFIIAVLAGYLLPNLPSDGAELGSGAAASQLGGFSGADTDAYATLFYHAALVQGLCSGLIAGQLSTGDVRAGAKHAAIMLALSVGLFALVL; translated from the coding sequence ATGACCCTCGGTAGCCTCGTCCCGCTGGCGATCGCCGCGCTCCTCTGCTCGCCGATCGCCCTCGCCAGGTACTCCGACCGCGTCGACCGCGCGCTGACTCGGATCGCGATCCGTGCGTTCGGCGCCCACGCCGACGTCTTCGGTAGCGTGCACCCGGACAGGCGGGCGGCCTTGCGCGGCGCACACGTCCCCACGACCGACCGCGAGTACGGCTCGAGAACGATGCTGTCGGCCGCGGTCGCCGCGCTCGTCGGGTCGATCCTCGGGGTCTACGCCGTCTGGGGGCTCTTGACGGTTCTCTCGGTCAGCCCCGAAACCATGCGCGCGGCGTTGCCCGGCTCCCTGGGGTTCCTCGCGACCCTCGGCGGGCTTCCGTCGCTGTCGGCCGGCGAACTGATCGCCCTGTTCTCGGTCTCGGCGCTCACGGTAGGGGCCGTCGCCGGAGCCGGCACCTACTGGTTCCGGTGGTGGTATCCCGGCTACGTCGCCGACGGTCGCTCCCGCCGGATCGAGGCGGGGCTCCCGGCGACGGTTGCGTTCATCTACGCGCTCTCGAAGAGCGGGATGGCGTTCCCGAACGTGGTTCGAGTCGTCGCGGCACAGGAGGACACCTACGGTGAGACCGCCGCGGAGTTCGCCGTCGCAGTCCGGCAGATGGACACGTTCGGCACCGATGTCGTCACCGCCCTCCAGACGATGGGCCGGCGCTCGCCGAGCCCGCAGTTCCGCGAGTTCACCGAGAACCTCGTCAGCGTCCTCCAGAGCGGGCAGGGGCTCTCGGGCTTCCTCGAGCGCCAGTATCAGGAGTACCGCGAGGAGGCCGAATCCCAGCAGGAGGGGATCCTCGAACTGCTCGCCACGCTGGCGGAGGCCTACGTCACGGTGCTGGTCGCGGGCCCGCTGTTCCTGATCACGATCCTCGTCGTCATCGGGATTGCCGCCGGCGACACGTTCGGGGAGCTACAGGCGCTGGTCTACCTGCTCTTGCCGCTGGCCAACCTCGGCTTCGTGGTGTACCTGAGCATGGTGACCGACAAGCTCGATCCCAGCGACGGGGTCGACGGGGAGCCGGCCGCCCTCGAGGCGCCGACCGTCGAGAGAGCCCGAACGGTGCGAGCCGACGGCGACGGCGCGGCGGCCGTTCCGACCACCCACCCCAACGTCGAACGAGTGCGGTACTACCGCCGGTTGGCGGGTCTGCGCGAGCGGTTCGGCAATCCGCTCCGAACCCTCGTCGCGCGGCCGTCGCTCACGCTCGCAATCACCGTCCCGATCGCCCTCGCGGCGATCGGAGCGCGGCTTCCGGCGGCACTCGAGGACGGCCTCACCGTTACGGCGATCGACGACGCCGTCGCCGTCGGAACCCTCGGCATCGTAGCCGTCTTCGCGGTCGCCTACGAGATCCACCGCCGTCGTCTGAAGGCTATCGAGACCGCGGTGCCGGACCTGCTCGATCGTCTCGCGAGCGTCAACGAAGCCGGCCTCTCGATCGTCTCGTCGATCGACCGAGTGCGAGGATCGGACCTCGGGCCGCTCAGCGACGAACTCGACCGGGTCTGGGCCGACGTGCAGTGGGGCGCCGACCTCCAGACCGCCTTGCACCGGTTCGAGGCCCGCGTCGGGACGCGCTCCGTTTCGCGCGTCGTCACGCTGCTGACCGAATCGATGAACGCCAGCGGGAACCTCGCGACCACGCTCCGGATCGCCGCGCGCGGAGCGGCGGCCGATCGCCGGCTCGAGCGCGAACGCAGACAGGCGATGCTCGAGTACATGGTCGTCGTCTACGTCTCGTTTCTGGTCTTCCTCTTCATCATCGCCGTGTTGGCGGGCTATCTGCTGCCGAATCTCCCGTCCGACGGCGCGGAGCTGGGGTCGGGTGCGGCCGCGTCCCAACTCGGCGGGTTCTCCGGAGCCGATACCGACGCCTACGCCACGCTGTTTTACCACGCGGCGCTCGTCCAGGGGCTGTGTTCGGGGCTGATCGCCGGCCAGTTGAGCACCGGCGACGTTCGAGCAGGTGCGAAACACGCCGCGATCATGCTCGCGCTTTCTGTGGGACTGTTCGCGCTCGTCCTCTGA
- a CDS encoding Lrp/AsnC family transcriptional regulator produces the protein MGEYELDDIDREIIYALQADARNLSSAEIADRTEASSSTVRKRIQRLESEGVIKGYSADVDYQQSGYPLRMLLFCTASIPERGTLIDDILEIPGVVSVQELVTGEKNLLVTAVGETDDDITPVAQALLDMDLTVADEVLVRSHETAPFDDFSSRSNPSDE, from the coding sequence ATGGGCGAGTACGAACTCGACGATATCGATCGAGAAATTATCTACGCACTACAGGCGGACGCCCGTAATCTCTCGTCCGCCGAGATAGCCGACCGAACCGAGGCGTCATCGAGTACCGTTCGCAAGCGCATCCAGCGACTGGAATCGGAAGGCGTCATCAAAGGCTACAGTGCCGACGTCGACTATCAGCAATCCGGATACCCGCTCCGAATGCTCTTGTTCTGTACGGCGTCGATCCCGGAACGCGGCACGCTGATCGACGATATCCTCGAGATCCCGGGAGTCGTTTCAGTCCAAGAACTGGTCACCGGCGAGAAGAACTTGCTCGTGACGGCCGTCGGTGAAACCGACGACGACATCACGCCGGTCGCCCAAGCGCTCCTCGACATGGACCTAACCGTCGCTGACGAAGTACTCGTCCGAAGTCACGAGACGGCTCCCTTCGATGATTTTTCGTCTCGATCGAATCCAAGCGACGAGTGA
- a CDS encoding proton-conducting transporter membrane subunit, whose protein sequence is MTGQSQSTDHVQLPETTPSSAVVPRAATVGVWALFVLSAVALVVSVWGGYEWSIPGYVVVDGLAMVMWVVATFFSGIVHSYSRRYMAGDGRIDQFFGRIFAFTLIVMAVTAADHVALFAAAWLGMGLTMASLIGHVRGWEQAQAAAAIARRYFVAGSAVLAGSLALLAWTTGTTSISRIVDQAGSLPPELTMLALGGLFLAAMLQSALLPFQGWLLSSMTAPTPASALMHAGFVNAGGILLTRFAPLFADVPTAMSLLVVVGATSALFGQALLLVQSDIKRKLGASTVAQMGFMILQCGLGFFAAAITHLILHGFYKAYLFLSAGATVEQTAPKKTASTDLGLPGLIVSLGAAAGGGALFVAITGKGAHLDSGAFLAFIVVLTTLHATRDLLERSTLPSRIKLVGIPFIVVVPIAVYGFLFETISALLATVPMTNAPTELSVVHLAVGALFVGSYIAVELGWHRSSKRLYVALLNHSQPAPKTVLTTKEDYNDA, encoded by the coding sequence ATGACTGGACAATCGCAATCGACCGATCACGTACAACTCCCTGAGACGACGCCGTCTTCCGCAGTAGTGCCGCGAGCGGCGACTGTCGGCGTCTGGGCGCTCTTCGTGCTCAGCGCGGTAGCGCTCGTGGTCTCGGTCTGGGGCGGATACGAGTGGTCGATCCCGGGCTACGTCGTCGTGGACGGGCTAGCGATGGTCATGTGGGTCGTCGCCACGTTTTTCAGCGGTATCGTCCACTCCTACTCTCGCCGCTATATGGCCGGTGATGGCCGCATCGACCAGTTCTTCGGTCGGATCTTCGCCTTCACGCTCATCGTCATGGCCGTGACCGCGGCCGACCACGTGGCGCTGTTCGCAGCGGCGTGGCTGGGTATGGGACTCACGATGGCGTCTCTCATCGGCCACGTTCGCGGCTGGGAGCAGGCGCAGGCCGCTGCCGCGATCGCCCGTCGATACTTCGTCGCGGGCAGCGCCGTGCTCGCGGGAAGTCTGGCGCTGCTGGCCTGGACGACGGGAACGACCTCGATCTCCCGCATCGTCGACCAGGCGGGGAGTCTCCCGCCCGAACTTACCATGCTCGCTCTCGGGGGACTCTTCCTCGCGGCGATGCTCCAGTCGGCGCTGCTCCCGTTTCAGGGCTGGTTGCTGTCGTCGATGACGGCACCGACCCCGGCCTCCGCCCTGATGCACGCCGGGTTCGTCAACGCGGGCGGCATCCTGCTTACCCGCTTCGCACCGCTGTTCGCCGATGTGCCGACGGCCATGTCGCTGCTCGTCGTCGTCGGCGCGACGAGCGCTCTGTTCGGACAGGCGCTGTTGCTCGTCCAGTCCGACATCAAACGCAAGCTCGGCGCCTCCACCGTCGCTCAGATGGGATTCATGATCCTCCAATGTGGGCTCGGTTTCTTCGCCGCCGCCATCACCCACCTCATCCTCCACGGCTTCTACAAGGCGTATCTGTTCCTCTCCGCCGGCGCCACGGTCGAACAGACGGCCCCGAAAAAAACCGCCAGTACCGATCTGGGACTGCCGGGTCTGATCGTCAGCCTCGGCGCTGCCGCCGGCGGTGGCGCGCTCTTCGTCGCCATCACCGGCAAAGGAGCGCACCTCGATTCCGGCGCGTTCCTGGCGTTCATCGTGGTCCTGACGACGCTGCACGCGACGCGAGATCTGCTCGAGCGGTCGACGCTTCCCTCGAGGATCAAACTCGTCGGTATCCCGTTCATCGTCGTCGTTCCCATCGCCGTCTACGGGTTCCTGTTCGAGACCATCTCGGCGCTGTTGGCGACGGTTCCGATGACCAACGCGCCGACCGAACTCTCGGTCGTTCACCTCGCTGTCGGTGCCCTCTTCGTGGGCTCGTACATCGCGGTGGAACTCGGCTGGCATCGCTCCAGCAAGCGTCTCTACGTCGCGTTGCTGAACCACTCGCAACCGGCCCCGAAGACCGTGCTGACCACGAAGGAGGACTACAATGACGCTTGA
- a CDS encoding DUF2309 domain-containing protein yields the protein MTLEENYLENSIDRAAANIGEVWPLHSFVTANPLSGFEDQPFHQAVAEAEQLFGGRGYPHPSVFRQAWESGQIDPDVLSSELDAHGFDEDPEPSLDEMAASESAASAESESATDEVDRVLSKWLAAFLDHGSAKWSMPDREQGFYAAWRGVAPYDGELPNCTSPSDLPDTPVGALEAVLSDYPQGEWETIFEQHLAALPGWTGFIKQRASDDADPWQSRYPISLTDYLAVRLLIADFLEAPLEPDEHSTDPVETDEVPLPEVWLTAWEKSHRSRLLEQVSEPAEEPVPSDETDRPAAQLVFCIDTRSEIIRRHIESVGPYETHGYAGFFGIPMRYRGYDADVAVDACPPILEAQHRITDRPTGDADAKHDRHDRWQGVLDAGKQLFKTLKSNTATAFSFVENVGPGYGAALTARTLLPGRVYDAAHDADHAPAHHEFCEPSIDYNPDSVHDLREGLMLEEKVEYAQTAFELMGWEEFARLVVFTGHTSETTNNPFDSSLDCGACAGNPGGPNARVLAAICNDEEVRDELRDHGIDIPADTVFLAAEHNTTTDEITLFDDEVPEGHQADVAQLRDDLAQAQDRATAERTESMTDGTDDSVRETQRRAADWAETRPEWGLAGNASFVIGPRELTAGDSLDGRTFLHSYDWQTDPEGEALEAIMAGPLVVTQWINNQYYFATVDNAVYGSGSKVTQNPVGNVGVFQGNGGDLMTGLPLQSLYADAEQPHHQPLRLTAVIHAPVDQVTEILREHDQLVQLLDNGWIQLTVVDPEQDDAPFHYQADLEWESTGSERTPAEPPVQAASDD from the coding sequence ATGACGCTTGAAGAAAACTACCTCGAGAACAGTATCGATCGCGCAGCAGCGAACATCGGCGAGGTCTGGCCGCTCCACTCGTTCGTCACGGCCAACCCGCTGTCCGGATTCGAAGACCAGCCGTTCCATCAGGCGGTCGCCGAGGCCGAACAGCTGTTCGGCGGCCGCGGCTATCCACATCCCTCCGTCTTCCGCCAGGCCTGGGAGAGCGGCCAGATCGACCCGGACGTGCTCTCCAGCGAGCTGGACGCCCACGGCTTCGACGAGGATCCGGAGCCGTCGCTAGACGAGATGGCGGCGTCCGAATCCGCCGCTTCCGCCGAGAGCGAGTCCGCCACCGACGAGGTCGATCGCGTTCTCTCGAAGTGGCTCGCCGCGTTCCTGGACCACGGGAGCGCCAAGTGGTCGATGCCCGATCGCGAGCAGGGGTTCTACGCCGCCTGGCGCGGGGTGGCTCCCTACGACGGTGAGCTCCCCAACTGCACCAGCCCGTCCGACCTCCCGGACACACCTGTCGGGGCGCTGGAAGCCGTCCTGTCGGACTATCCGCAGGGAGAGTGGGAGACGATCTTCGAGCAACACCTCGCCGCGCTCCCCGGCTGGACCGGCTTCATCAAACAGCGCGCCAGCGACGACGCCGATCCGTGGCAGTCGAGGTACCCCATCTCGCTGACCGACTATCTCGCCGTCCGCCTGCTCATCGCGGACTTCCTCGAGGCGCCCCTCGAGCCGGACGAGCACTCCACCGACCCGGTCGAGACCGACGAGGTGCCGCTCCCGGAGGTCTGGCTGACGGCGTGGGAGAAGAGCCACCGGAGCCGCCTGCTGGAGCAGGTGTCAGAGCCGGCCGAGGAGCCCGTTCCCTCGGACGAGACCGATCGCCCGGCCGCACAGCTCGTGTTCTGTATCGACACGCGCTCGGAGATCATCCGTCGCCACATCGAATCGGTCGGGCCGTACGAAACGCACGGCTATGCGGGCTTCTTTGGGATTCCGATGCGCTACCGGGGGTACGACGCGGACGTGGCTGTCGACGCCTGTCCGCCGATCCTCGAGGCCCAGCATCGGATCACGGACCGCCCTACCGGGGACGCGGACGCTAAACACGACCGACACGACCGCTGGCAGGGCGTTCTGGATGCGGGGAAGCAGCTATTCAAGACGCTCAAGTCCAACACCGCGACGGCGTTTAGCTTCGTCGAGAACGTCGGGCCGGGGTACGGCGCCGCGCTCACCGCCCGCACGCTGCTTCCCGGCCGAGTCTACGACGCTGCCCACGACGCAGACCACGCGCCCGCTCACCACGAGTTCTGTGAGCCGTCGATCGATTACAACCCCGACTCCGTCCACGACCTCCGAGAAGGACTCATGCTCGAGGAGAAAGTCGAGTACGCCCAGACCGCCTTCGAGCTGATGGGCTGGGAGGAGTTCGCCCGACTCGTCGTCTTCACAGGCCACACGAGCGAGACGACGAACAATCCGTTCGACTCGAGTCTGGACTGTGGTGCCTGCGCCGGGAATCCCGGCGGCCCGAACGCCCGCGTGCTGGCAGCGATCTGTAACGACGAGGAGGTCAGGGACGAACTGCGCGACCATGGGATCGACATCCCTGCCGACACCGTATTCCTCGCCGCCGAACACAACACGACGACGGACGAAATCACCCTGTTCGACGACGAGGTGCCCGAGGGCCATCAGGCGGACGTGGCGCAGTTACGCGACGACCTCGCGCAGGCTCAGGATCGCGCGACTGCGGAACGAACCGAGTCGATGACCGACGGTACCGACGATAGCGTTCGCGAGACCCAGCGTCGGGCCGCCGACTGGGCCGAGACCCGCCCCGAGTGGGGGCTGGCCGGGAACGCCTCGTTCGTCATCGGGCCACGCGAGTTGACCGCGGGCGATTCCCTCGACGGTCGCACGTTCCTCCACTCCTACGATTGGCAGACCGATCCGGAGGGCGAGGCGCTCGAGGCGATCATGGCCGGGCCGCTCGTGGTCACCCAGTGGATCAACAATCAGTACTACTTCGCCACGGTCGACAACGCCGTCTACGGCAGCGGGTCGAAAGTGACGCAGAACCCGGTCGGCAACGTCGGTGTCTTCCAGGGCAACGGAGGCGACCTGATGACCGGGCTCCCGCTTCAGTCGCTCTACGCCGACGCCGAGCAGCCACACCACCAGCCGTTGCGCTTGACGGCGGTGATCCACGCACCGGTCGATCAGGTCACCGAGATTCTCCGTGAGCACGACCAGCTCGTCCAGTTGCTCGACAACGGCTGGATACAGCTGACGGTCGTCGATCCCGAGCAAGACGACGCGCCGTTTCACTATCAGGCGGACCTCGAGTGGGAGTCGACGGGCTCCGAACGGACTCCGGCCGAACCCCCCGTCCAAGCGGCTTCGGACGATTAA
- a CDS encoding 30S ribosomal protein S15: MARMHTRRRGSSGSDKPSADEPPEWSDVDPEDIEDRVVELAEQGYDPSQIGMTLRDEGVTGTPVPDVKLATGKKISEILEENDATAEVPEDLRNLMERAVRLREHVRQNPQDAQNKRALQNTEAKVRRLVDYYRGDELEPDFTYTPDFAAELLEDLE; this comes from the coding sequence ATGGCACGAATGCACACCCGCCGTCGCGGCTCGTCCGGTTCGGACAAGCCGTCGGCAGACGAACCGCCGGAGTGGAGCGACGTCGACCCCGAAGACATCGAAGACCGGGTCGTCGAACTGGCAGAGCAGGGCTACGATCCCAGTCAGATCGGGATGACGCTGCGTGACGAAGGCGTCACCGGCACGCCCGTCCCGGACGTCAAGCTGGCGACCGGGAAGAAGATCAGCGAGATCCTCGAGGAGAACGACGCCACGGCAGAGGTCCCCGAGGACCTCCGGAACCTGATGGAGCGTGCGGTGCGACTGCGCGAGCACGTCCGTCAGAACCCTCAGGACGCCCAGAACAAGCGCGCCCTGCAGAACACCGAAGCGAAGGTTCGCCGCCTGGTCGACTACTACCGCGGCGACGAACTCGAGCCCGACTTCACGTACACGCCCGACTTCGCGGCAGAACTGCTCGAGGACCTCGAGTAA